The proteins below are encoded in one region of Reichenbachiella sp. 5M10:
- a CDS encoding SDR family NAD(P)-dependent oxidoreductase has product MDTQKVWFITGASKGMGLEITKAVLSNGDKVIATSRNTDTLIEKIEEHEGNLLPIKLDITNEKEVEHAISKGIDEFGQIDVVVNNAGYNLLGNIEEISDAEFRKTMDVNVFAMTHIIRNVLPHLRKQKSGHIINTASMMGYMSYPANGSYSASKYAVIGLSEALAQEVAPFGIKVSILAPGTFRTNFMNEDTLNVAQNKIEAYNLDKQVEQFTGYDGKQLGNPKKLAEVVVKLAEMPNPPLHLPLGSDSYNAILEVRKNEKGEMEQWKALSSSTDFEQK; this is encoded by the coding sequence ATGGATACACAGAAAGTTTGGTTCATCACAGGAGCGTCTAAAGGGATGGGACTTGAAATCACAAAAGCAGTTTTGAGTAATGGCGATAAAGTCATCGCAACTTCTCGAAATACGGACACCCTTATAGAAAAAATTGAGGAACACGAAGGAAATTTGCTTCCAATAAAGCTGGACATCACCAATGAAAAAGAGGTTGAACATGCGATTTCAAAAGGCATAGATGAATTTGGACAAATAGATGTTGTGGTCAATAATGCAGGGTATAACCTGTTGGGTAATATCGAAGAAATAAGTGATGCCGAGTTTAGAAAAACAATGGATGTCAATGTTTTTGCAATGACCCATATCATCCGAAATGTTTTGCCACACCTACGCAAGCAAAAATCGGGGCATATCATCAATACTGCGTCTATGATGGGTTATATGAGTTATCCCGCTAACGGAAGCTATAGTGCATCTAAATATGCGGTTATTGGACTGTCAGAGGCTCTTGCTCAAGAAGTCGCTCCTTTTGGCATAAAAGTATCCATCCTTGCACCGGGAACATTTCGTACAAATTTTATGAATGAGGACACGCTCAATGTTGCGCAAAATAAAATTGAGGCCTACAATTTAGATAAACAGGTAGAACAGTTTACAGGCTATGACGGTAAACAATTAGGTAATCCTAAAAAATTGGCAGAGGTAGTTGTGAAACTTGCAGAAATGCCCAATCCTCCCTTGCATCTTCCACTAGGTTCTGATAGTTACAATGCCATTTTGGAGGTTCGTAAAAACGAAAAAGGAGAAATGGAACAATGGAAAGCCTTATCTTCATCAACTGATTTTGAACAAAAATAG
- a CDS encoding Crp/Fnr family transcriptional regulator: MNSYPFNETPIRVKKGEILQMAGKSQAQSYAVVKGLLRSYMIDQKGKEHIFMFAPEGWIIGDVHAASSQTSTRLFIDVLEDSEIVPIRRSIDELSLEDLKYGLVKALKRVGVLQNRVIMQMSSSAWERYQYFIDVYPDLLSRVPQKMIASYLGITPQALSRIRGEWARS, from the coding sequence ATGAATTCATACCCATTCAATGAAACTCCGATACGTGTTAAAAAGGGGGAGATTTTGCAGATGGCGGGAAAAAGCCAAGCTCAATCTTATGCTGTTGTCAAAGGGTTGCTGAGAAGTTATATGATCGACCAAAAAGGCAAGGAACATATTTTTATGTTTGCACCCGAAGGTTGGATTATTGGTGATGTACATGCTGCATCAAGCCAAACCAGTACGAGGTTGTTTATAGATGTGCTGGAAGATTCAGAAATAGTGCCCATTCGACGGTCTATAGATGAGTTGTCACTTGAAGATCTAAAATACGGGTTGGTAAAAGCACTTAAGCGAGTCGGTGTTTTGCAAAACCGTGTGATTATGCAAATGAGTTCTTCTGCTTGGGAAAGATACCAATACTTCATAGATGTATATCCAGACCTACTATCGAGAGTTCCTCAAAAAATGATTGCTTCTTATTTGGGCATCACACCGCAGGCATTGAGCAGAATAAGGGGTGAATGGGCAAGATCTTGA
- a CDS encoding NAD(P)H-binding protein produces the protein MKITLSGSLGHIGKPLAEALVSKGHSVTVISSNADRQKGIEAIGARSAIGTIRNADFIASAFSGADAVFCMVPPANYFNQNLNLLDYYRTLGNNYAKAISQAGVKNVVNLSSIGAHMKEGNGILQGTYHVEHILNGLPSDVAITHIRPTEFYYNLLPQTQSAKANGFLASNIEAEVTNSWVSPKDIASVIAEEITTPSSSRKVRYVASDELTYNELVSSLGEAIGKPDLKWVTITDEQMKDALESAGMQPAIAAGMAEMYASINSGVLYEHYKLHKPETMGKVKIKDFSADFAKAYQQL, from the coding sequence ATGAAAATTACACTTTCAGGCTCATTGGGTCACATAGGGAAACCCTTAGCGGAAGCGCTAGTAAGTAAAGGTCATAGCGTAACAGTTATAAGCAGTAATGCGGATAGACAAAAGGGGATTGAAGCCATCGGTGCTAGATCAGCTATTGGTACTATAAGAAACGCTGACTTTATCGCCTCGGCATTTTCGGGTGCAGATGCAGTTTTTTGTATGGTGCCTCCGGCAAACTATTTTAATCAAAACCTTAACTTACTTGATTATTACAGAACATTAGGAAATAACTATGCAAAGGCCATTTCACAAGCAGGGGTAAAAAATGTGGTCAATTTAAGTAGCATCGGAGCTCATATGAAGGAAGGCAATGGCATACTACAAGGCACCTATCATGTAGAACACATCCTTAATGGACTGCCTTCGGATGTTGCCATAACCCACATTCGCCCTACCGAATTCTATTACAATTTGTTGCCTCAAACCCAATCCGCTAAGGCCAATGGGTTTTTGGCGTCAAACATTGAGGCTGAAGTGACTAATTCGTGGGTTTCGCCCAAGGATATTGCAAGCGTTATTGCTGAAGAAATTACAACACCATCATCAAGTCGCAAAGTACGTTATGTAGCTAGTGATGAACTTACTTACAATGAATTGGTCTCTAGTTTAGGTGAAGCGATAGGAAAGCCTGACTTGAAATGGGTAACGATAACGGATGAACAAATGAAAGATGCTTTGGAATCTGCAGGTATGCAACCAGCTATTGCCGCGGGTATGGCGGAAATGTATGCGTCTATAAACAGTGGGGTACTGTACGAACATTATAAACTGCACAAACCCGAAACGATGGGCAAAGTCAAAATAAAAGATTTTTCTGCAGATTTTGCTAAAGCATATCAACAACTATAG
- a CDS encoding AraC family transcriptional regulator, with translation MKNIPPHHIKTISEYHRFRGLPKPEHPLMSVVNFDEVDRLFTDKQTSWVFDFYSIALKRNLGASIKYKYGQQEYDFDEGVMFFIAPKQVFSVETEGEYKLSGWMLLIHPDFLWQSSLRKNIKQYDFFSYAANEALHLSDKEETQIINIFQSIQQEYNANIDKFSQPLIVSQLEVLLNYADRFYHRQFITRKITSHSILARLEEILEDCFSQGSLMEKGIPTVQSVANELNVTPNYLSDLLKTITGQSTQQHIHEKLIEKAKEKLSITNLSVSEIAYDLGFAHSQSFSQLFKTKTNLSPVEYRRSFN, from the coding sequence ATGAAAAACATACCTCCCCATCATATCAAGACCATTAGCGAATATCATCGCTTCCGAGGTTTGCCCAAACCAGAACATCCATTGATGAGCGTTGTTAATTTTGATGAAGTAGATCGTTTATTTACGGATAAGCAAACGAGTTGGGTATTTGATTTTTACTCAATTGCGCTAAAAAGAAACCTTGGTGCCAGTATAAAATATAAATATGGTCAGCAAGAATACGATTTTGATGAAGGTGTCATGTTTTTCATTGCTCCTAAGCAAGTCTTTTCTGTAGAAACAGAAGGAGAGTACAAACTTTCGGGATGGATGCTGCTCATTCATCCCGATTTTTTGTGGCAAAGCTCGTTGAGAAAGAACATCAAGCAATACGACTTTTTTAGTTATGCGGCCAATGAAGCCCTACACCTTTCGGATAAAGAAGAGACCCAGATCATAAATATTTTTCAAAGCATTCAGCAGGAATATAATGCCAATATTGATAAGTTTAGTCAGCCACTTATCGTGTCCCAATTGGAGGTGTTGCTGAATTATGCAGACCGCTTTTATCACCGTCAGTTTATTACCAGAAAGATCACTAGTCACTCGATATTGGCTCGATTGGAAGAAATATTAGAGGATTGTTTTAGTCAGGGATCTCTAATGGAGAAAGGGATACCTACAGTTCAAAGTGTTGCCAATGAACTCAACGTGACTCCAAATTATTTGAGTGATCTATTGAAGACTATAACAGGGCAAAGCACCCAACAGCATATTCACGAAAAATTGATTGAGAAAGCCAAAGAAAAATTATCAATCACCAACTTATCAGTAAGTGAAATTGCTTATGACTTGGGTTTTGCACATTCACAGTCATTCAGTCAATTGTTTAAAACCAAGACAAATCTATCCCCCGTGGAATATAGACGGTCGTTTAACTGA
- a CDS encoding AraC family transcriptional regulator, with protein sequence MKKAAPYKIESISELHRLFNLPKPIHTLISVIDFEHLKFDSNEIWSSFYYDFYCVAIKKEASGKFRYGQGHYDFDEGVMSFTKPGQIFSVTNPADDPVSGYMMVFKPDLIRHYELGKIIGNYGFFSYSTAEALHLSEKEDNIIMSLMRQMQDELKNSIDHYSQDLIVSHIDLLLNYAKRFHNRQFLTRSSVNTDIVVKMEEIMDVYLKSDAALSGVPTVNYFAEKLNISPNYLSDLLKNTTGRNAQSHIQESIVERAKELLSTTNLSIKEIAYDLGFEYPQSFSTMFKKNTQQTPLQFRASFN encoded by the coding sequence GTGAAAAAAGCTGCTCCATATAAAATTGAGTCAATATCTGAACTTCATAGATTATTCAATTTGCCAAAACCAATTCATACTTTGATAAGCGTGATTGATTTTGAGCATTTGAAATTCGATTCCAATGAAATTTGGAGCAGCTTTTATTATGATTTCTATTGTGTAGCTATTAAAAAAGAGGCTTCAGGCAAGTTTAGGTACGGGCAAGGTCATTATGATTTTGATGAAGGCGTGATGAGTTTTACCAAGCCAGGTCAAATCTTTTCTGTCACGAATCCTGCGGATGACCCCGTGTCAGGGTATATGATGGTTTTTAAACCTGACCTTATACGGCATTATGAATTAGGTAAGATTATAGGTAATTATGGATTCTTTTCCTATTCCACCGCAGAAGCGCTTCACCTTTCTGAAAAGGAGGACAATATCATTATGTCCCTGATGCGTCAAATGCAGGATGAACTAAAAAATAGCATTGACCATTATAGTCAGGATTTAATAGTATCGCACATTGACTTGCTTCTCAATTACGCAAAGCGTTTTCACAATAGGCAGTTTTTGACACGAAGTTCTGTGAATACGGACATTGTAGTAAAAATGGAAGAAATAATGGATGTGTACCTAAAAAGTGATGCTGCACTATCGGGTGTTCCAACGGTCAACTATTTTGCAGAAAAACTCAATATCTCTCCCAATTATTTGAGTGATTTATTGAAAAATACAACCGGCAGAAATGCGCAATCCCATATTCAAGAGTCCATAGTTGAAAGAGCGAAAGAACTGCTCTCCACAACTAATTTAAGCATAAAGGAAATCGCTTATGATTTGGGGTTTGAATACCCTCAATCATTCAGTACCATGTTTAAAAAAAACACACAACAAACACCATTGCAATTCAGAGCTTCATTTAATTGA
- a CDS encoding HU family DNA-binding protein — MSVQYKVTERINPNDVTLPKKYYARIINGDDVSFEELVGIISKVSSLNYGTVLGAIGTLLEVIEMQLAFGRQVRLSNLGTLFLTLSSEGVERPEEYRSDRIKQARIRFRPGARLKNLAKTLKYEKVSTASDVAPAP, encoded by the coding sequence ATGTCAGTACAGTATAAAGTCACGGAGCGTATCAACCCAAATGATGTTACCCTCCCCAAGAAGTATTATGCACGAATCATCAATGGCGATGATGTCAGTTTTGAGGAACTGGTCGGTATCATCAGCAAAGTATCCAGTTTGAACTACGGCACAGTGCTAGGTGCGATCGGTACCTTGCTGGAGGTGATCGAGATGCAGCTTGCATTTGGTAGACAAGTGAGGCTGAGCAATCTAGGCACTTTGTTTTTGACCCTGAGTAGCGAAGGGGTAGAGCGTCCAGAGGAGTATCGCAGCGACAGGATCAAACAGGCTCGCATCAGATTCAGACCCGGCGCAAGGCTCAAGAATTTGGCCAAAACGCTAAAGTATGAGAAAGTAAGTACGGCCAGCGATGTAGCGCCTGCCCCATAA
- a CDS encoding YceI family protein, translating to MSKLILSILGLFLGIQTISSQHTINGIKSSVKFEISNFGFNTVEGTFTGMKGSVSFDSKAPSNGSFDVCIEANTVNTDNQKRDEHLRSEDFFYVEKFPVICFRSKKIAKKPEGYLVSGTLTMRGISHEVEIPFGFTEGVFKGALTLDRTDYKVGDDGSIIVGEEVTLEIVCAVN from the coding sequence ATGAGCAAACTAATTCTAAGTATTTTGGGCCTCTTTTTAGGCATACAAACAATATCGAGTCAACATACCATCAATGGAATCAAGTCGAGTGTAAAGTTTGAGATTTCAAATTTTGGGTTCAATACAGTAGAAGGGACTTTTACGGGTATGAAAGGATCTGTTTCGTTTGATTCTAAAGCACCATCAAATGGATCATTTGATGTATGTATTGAGGCCAATACCGTGAATACCGATAATCAAAAAAGAGATGAACACCTTAGGAGTGAAGATTTCTTTTATGTAGAAAAGTTCCCTGTAATTTGTTTCAGATCAAAGAAGATAGCGAAGAAGCCTGAAGGCTATCTAGTATCTGGGACTTTGACTATGCGGGGGATATCCCACGAAGTTGAAATACCTTTTGGTTTCACAGAGGGTGTTTTTAAAGGGGCTTTGACATTGGATAGAACAGACTATAAGGTAGGGGATGATGGCAGCATTATAGTAGGGGAAGAAGTAACACTAGAAATTGTTTGTGCAGTAAATTGA
- a CDS encoding PQQ-binding-like beta-propeller repeat protein, which produces MKNSINLIFCILLISCSTHEPAYHKGLTKVWQSDQLRWNASSLTLYDGNLFGSTLDKTIFRLDFKTGNLIWKSQSSTSYAGQKPLVSDSQIFIGGSDVLNSYDHDGNLIWSNKVGNKIGHSIIEFDSLIFASLTGKGLNAFNKSEGKNAWKIEPEYQMLSTSDPVILDSVIILGNFDYSLENNLDHTIAINAKNGETIWARQNKHYITGTGLFLKDKVYICYDSSYAKGIVRALDVRNGSTLWEVASQPECLYKPIAFNSNLLIPSYDRGLDYLDLESGELIWSLNRDDLIPATELVEFKNKVYYGSVNRKLISVDSSGNSYEVSEFEYGLGDPMIFKDELYIPDGIGNMFKVNNMP; this is translated from the coding sequence ATGAAGAATTCCATAAACCTAATCTTTTGCATTCTCTTAATTTCATGTTCAACTCATGAACCAGCCTATCATAAAGGACTGACCAAAGTTTGGCAAAGTGATCAACTTCGATGGAACGCAAGCTCCTTAACACTTTATGACGGTAATTTATTTGGATCAACTCTAGACAAGACGATCTTCAGGCTTGATTTTAAGACGGGAAATTTAATTTGGAAAAGTCAATCATCAACAAGTTATGCTGGACAAAAACCACTCGTTTCGGATAGTCAAATTTTCATTGGAGGATCAGATGTTCTTAACTCATATGATCATGATGGGAACCTTATCTGGTCAAATAAAGTAGGCAATAAGATTGGACATTCAATAATTGAGTTCGATTCTCTAATATTCGCATCCTTAACAGGGAAAGGTCTTAATGCATTCAATAAAAGCGAAGGAAAGAATGCTTGGAAAATTGAACCAGAATATCAAATGCTTTCAACAAGTGACCCTGTGATTCTGGATAGTGTTATCATATTAGGCAACTTTGACTATTCACTTGAAAACAACCTGGATCATACAATTGCTATCAATGCCAAGAACGGGGAAACAATTTGGGCTAGACAAAATAAACACTATATAACAGGAACAGGTTTATTTCTAAAGGACAAGGTATACATCTGCTATGATTCTTCATATGCCAAGGGGATAGTTAGAGCACTTGATGTAAGAAACGGATCAACTCTCTGGGAAGTCGCATCTCAACCTGAGTGTCTCTATAAGCCAATAGCTTTCAATAGCAATCTTCTGATTCCATCTTACGATAGAGGCTTAGACTATTTGGATTTAGAAAGTGGTGAATTGATTTGGAGTTTGAATAGAGATGACCTGATCCCAGCAACTGAACTAGTTGAGTTCAAAAACAAAGTCTATTATGGAAGTGTAAACAGAAAACTGATCTCTGTTGACTCATCAGGTAACTCCTACGAAGTATCTGAATTTGAGTACGGATTAGGAGACCCAATGATTTTTAAGGACGAACTATACATCCCAGATGGAATTGGTAATATGTTCAAAGTGAATAACATGCCCTAA
- a CDS encoding DUF4440 domain-containing protein produces the protein MPVPSLSKAFLLLICFNAFFFSSEAQVADAAVDAQTASFLEGFRAGFSQAFRNEDIDALLKASSEEARLMPEFQRTVLGKKNSSDYYQAFFDKFDIQSYQREAIEILSIDNVLIELGYFNLEMTDPQLRKFELAGKYQDVWQRASNGEMKLISQAWNYNHAVDFADQLRFEDVPAVIMAYQPHLPVNSDITLELAALNLLMVETIPQKDAKLWAQFFTEDGMFIYSNNPIYEGKEELDTYLDQHVNELPVFEKLQNRTDKIIELHGYVLEYGSHIAVWRMNEYSGVNTGKTLKIWRRQNNGALKIFRQMAMYD, from the coding sequence ATGCCTGTGCCTTCTCTCTCCAAAGCTTTTCTTTTATTGATATGTTTCAATGCTTTTTTCTTTTCTTCTGAGGCTCAAGTGGCCGATGCAGCAGTGGATGCGCAGACGGCTTCTTTCCTTGAGGGGTTTCGAGCTGGTTTCTCACAGGCATTTCGAAACGAAGACATTGATGCACTTCTCAAAGCTTCTTCGGAAGAGGCAAGGTTAATGCCTGAGTTTCAACGGACTGTTTTGGGCAAGAAGAATAGCTCCGACTACTACCAAGCTTTTTTTGACAAGTTTGACATTCAGTCCTACCAAAGAGAGGCAATTGAGATTCTAAGTATTGATAATGTACTCATTGAATTGGGGTATTTCAATCTGGAAATGACAGATCCGCAGCTACGCAAATTCGAGTTGGCAGGCAAATACCAGGATGTCTGGCAGAGGGCAAGCAACGGAGAGATGAAACTAATCTCGCAAGCGTGGAACTACAATCATGCTGTGGATTTTGCAGATCAGTTGCGTTTTGAGGATGTGCCGGCTGTAATCATGGCCTATCAACCACACCTTCCTGTCAACAGTGACATCACACTGGAGTTGGCGGCACTCAATTTGCTGATGGTGGAGACAATCCCACAAAAAGATGCCAAGCTGTGGGCTCAGTTTTTTACCGAGGATGGGATGTTCATTTATAGCAACAATCCGATTTATGAAGGGAAAGAAGAGCTGGATACCTATCTCGACCAACACGTCAATGAACTGCCCGTTTTTGAAAAGCTCCAAAATAGAACGGACAAAATCATCGAACTACATGGGTATGTCCTTGAGTATGGAAGCCACATTGCGGTTTGGCGAATGAATGAGTATTCGGGGGTGAACACAGGCAAGACACTTAAAATATGGCGTAGACAGAACAATGGGGCACTCAAAATTTTTCGTCAAATGGCCATGTATGACTGA